From the genome of Uranotaenia lowii strain MFRU-FL chromosome 1, ASM2978415v1, whole genome shotgun sequence, one region includes:
- the LOC129759018 gene encoding uncharacterized protein LOC129759018, with protein sequence MCRDKDEGILMDNREEIKRWKQHFDEQLNGALEEDQDGEGSFEFETVEENLCKDVGGQCLIQNWTSDFRWPTEFENTYDSLILSNLSVSNTSKEMFDYLTLNFKTVSIEGCHIADIYLASNFSSLTVDCSGSIRLIILNREDYLLETLVIKETTFTEKPSNLSLLSQLKDFQMHQVGELALDASELDGLKHLKYIVITDTNVTVKLSSTVFLKSLLVMELKNCSLTTLDLSLWYLPELQKINFKNNQLKELPRGLNRFKALGIADFSDCKLETVEAESFQGLAELQLLHLQNNRIVSFELPLNLTFLITINLRNNELRFVELPEDQKWQRLDLDGNPLNCSWLTAKQESLERIVPSFIVNLEDRQPGKCSTKQIANMDDNQTVNLEPRNIFNLKDLTQEIINLEDRSSGRSSTLKTAKIWKIVI encoded by the exons CTTCGAATTTGAAACGGTGGAAGAAAACCTTTGCAAGGATGTTGGAGGTCAATGCTTGATCCAGAATTGGACCTCCGATTTCCGGTGGCCTACGGAGTTTGAGAATACTTACGATTCATTGATTTTGAGTAATCTAAGTGTCTCAAATACTTCTAAGGAGATGTTCGATTATTTAACGTTGAATTTCAAAACGGTTTCGATTGAAGGCTGTCACATAGCTGATATTTATTTGGCTTCGAACTTCAGTTCTTTAACTGTGGATTGCAGTGGCTCAATCCggttgataattttgaaccgGGAAGACTACCTTTTAGAGACATTAGTGATAAAGGAAACAACTTTCACTGAAAAACCGTCCAATTTGAGTCTCTTGAGCCAATTGAAGGATTTTCAAATGCATCAGGTTGGTGAATTGGCATTGGACGCTTCCGAACTCGACGGCCTGAAGCACCTCAAATATATCGTTATTACAGACACCAACGTCACCGTAAAACTTTCTTCAACGGTGTTTCTCAAATCTTTACTGGTGATGGAACTTAAAAATTGCAGTCTAACAACGTTGGATCTGAGCCTTTGGTATCTTCCGGAActtcagaaaataaatttcaaaaataaccaactGAAGGAACTTCCTCGCGGATTGAACCGGTTCAAGGCACTAGGTATAGCCGATTTTTCCGACTGTAAGCTGGAAACTGTTGAAGCCGAAAGCTTCCAAGGGCTGGCGGAACTTCAGCTGCTGCATCTACAGAACAACCGAATCGTGAGCTTCGAGCTGCCcctaaatttgacatttttgattacGATCAATTTAAGGAATAATGAATTACGATTTGTTGAGCTGCCCGAAGATCAGAAGTGGCAGCGATTGGATCTGGACGGCAATCCCCTGAACTGTAGCTGGTTGACTGCGAAACAAGAGTCTCTTGAACGGATTGTTCCGAGTTTC ATCGTCAATCTGGAAGATCGCCAACCTGGAAAATGTTCAACCAAGCAGATCGCCAACATGGACGATAATCAAACTGTCAACCTGGAACCCAGGAATATCTTCAACCTGAAAGATCTTACACAAGAAATAATCAACTTGGAAGATCGTTCTTCTGGAAGATCGTCAACTTTGAAGACtgctaaaatttggaaaattgtcATCTAG